Genomic window (Procambarus clarkii isolate CNS0578487 chromosome 64, FALCON_Pclarkii_2.0, whole genome shotgun sequence):
gtatccaagagtaagAGAACTGTTGTGGGATGCAAGGTGGAAGGGTTGGTGAACGGTGAAGGGAAGCCCCGCCAAGTCTAAGCTCACACGTCCTGACTCAACACCGGGACATCCATCTCTCTCCTACAAGTTCAAGAACGTTTATTGACACAATAAGATACACCTCAAGAGGATAGAGTATCTTAGGCCATGTCTACCTTCCTCATCTCTCCCGGGCGGCCTACGTCATAGGCCTACTACTATTGTGGTTAATTCTGTAACTGATAATTATTCCTGAACATTGAGACGGTTGTGACAATTGTTGTGTTGCAAACATTATGGATATTCCCGGATATAGTAGTGTTACATTGTTCTTGGTGAGGCCGAACACTATGTGGCATGTTGAGCCTCATGAGAGCCTTTACTGAGACGTGTGGctcttatacctggtacactgtggtgtggctcttatacctggtacactgtggtgtggctcttatacctggtacactgtggtgtggcccttacacctggtacactgtggtgtggcccttatacctggtacactgtggtgtggctcatatacctggtacactgtggtgtggcccttatacctggtacactgtggtgtggctcatatacctggtacactgtggtgtggcccttatacctggtacactgtggtgtggcccttacacctggtacactgtggtgtggcccttatacctggtacactgtggtgtggctcttatacctggtacactgtggtgtggcccttatacctggtacactgtggtgtggcccttacacctggtacactgtggtgtggctcttatacctggtacactgtggtgtggctcttatacctggtacactgtggtgtggcccttacacctggtacactgtggtgtggcccttacacctggtacactgtggtgtggcccttatacctggtacactgtggtgtggcccttatacctggtacactgtggtgtggctcttatacctggtacactgtggtgtggctcttatacctggtacactgtggtgtggcccttacacctggtacactgtggtgtggcccttatacctggtacactgtggtgtggcccttatacctggtacactgtggtgtggccgttatacctggtacactgtggtgtagcCCTtacacctggtacactgtggtgtggcccttatacctggtacactgtggtgtggcccttacacctggtacactgtggtgtggcccttatacctggtacactgtggtgtggctcTTATACCTGGTTCACTGTGGTTTGGCCCTtacacctggtacactgtggtgtggcccttatacctggtacactgtgctgtggcccttatacctggtacactgtggtgtggctcttatacctggtacactgtggtgtggcccttatacctggtacactgtggtgtggctcttatacctggtacactgtggtgtggcccttatacctggtacactgtggtgtggctcttatacctggtacactgtggcgtggctcttatacctggtacactgtggtgtggcccttacacctggtacactgtggtgtggcccttatacctggtacactgtggtgtggcccttatacctggtacactgtggtgtggcccttatacctggtacactgtggagTGGCCCTTAAACCTTATACACTGTGGAGTGCcccttatacctggtacactgtggtgtagcccttatacctggtacactgtggtgtggctcttacacctggtacactgtggtgtgcctcttacacctggtacactgtggtgtggcccttacacctggtacactgtggtgaggcccttatacctggtacactgtggtgtagcCCTTATACCTGGTACAATGTGGTGTAgcccttatacctggtacactgtggtgtggatcttatacctggtacactgtggtgtggctcttataccaggtacactgtggtgtagcccttatacctggtacactgtggtgtagcccttatacctggtacactgtggtgtagcCCTTAtatctggtacactgtggtgtagcccttatacctggtacactgtggtgtggctcttatacctggtacactgtggtgtagcccttatacctggtacactgtggtgaggctcttatacctggtacactgtggtgtggctcttatacctggtacactgtggtgtagcccttatacctggtacactgtggtgtggctcttatacctggtacactgtggtgtggcccttatatttggtacactgtggtgtagcccttatacctggtacactgtggtgtggcccttatacctggtacactgtggtgtggcccttatacctggtacactgtggtgtggccctTATACCTGGAACAGTGTGCTGTGGCCCTTATACcttgtacactgtggtgtggctcttatacctggtacactctggtgtggcccttatacctggtacactgtggtgtagcCCTTATACCTGatacactgtggtgtggcccttatacctagtacactgtggtgtggccctTATACATGGTACACTGTGGAGTGgcccttatacctggtacactgtggagtggcccttatacctggtacactgcGGTGTAgcccttatacctggtacactgtggtgtggctcttacacctggtacactgtggtgtggctcttacacctggtacactgtggtgtggccctTACACCTGGTATACTGTGGTGTGGCCCTTATACCTCGTACACTGTGGTGTGCctcttatacctggtacactgtggtgtgggccttatacctggtacactgtggtgtggttcTTATACcttgtacactgtggtgtgacccttatacctggtacactgtggtgtagcccttatacctggtacactgtggtgtagcccttatacctggtacactgtggtgtggttcTTATACcttgtacactgtggtgtgacccttatacctggtacactgtggtgtagcccttatacctggtacactgtggtgtggctcttatacctggtacactgtggtgtagcCCTTAtaactggtacactgtggtgtggctcttatacctggtacactgtggtgtagcccttatacctggtacactgtggtgtggttcTTATACcttgtacactgtggtgtgacccttatacctggtacactgtggtgtggcccttacacctggtacactgtggtgtggcccttatacctggtacactgtggtgtggcccttatacctggtacactgtggtgtggccctTATACCTGGAACAGTGTGCTGTGGCCCTTATACcttgtacactgtggtgtggctcttatacctggtacactctggtgtggcccttatacctggtacactgtggtgtagcCCTTATACCTGATACACTGTGGTGTGGctcttatacctggtacactgtggtgtggcccttatacctggtacactgtggtgtggcccttatacctggtacactgtggtgtggcccttatacctgatacactgtggtgtggctcttatacctggtacactgtggtgtggcccttatacctggtacactgtggtgtggcccttatacctggtacactgtggtgtggcacttatacctggtacactgtggtgtagcCCTTATACCTGATACACTGTGGTGTGGCTCTTATAcctgggacactgtggtgtggcACTTACACCTGATACACTGTGGAGTGGCCCTACACCTAGCACATTGTGGAGTGGCCCTTATACCTGTACACTATGGTGTGGCCTTTATACctagtacactgtggtgtggcccttatacctggtacactgtggtgtggcctTTATACCTGGTATACTGTGGTGTGgcccttatacctggtacactgttGTGTGGtccttatacctggtacactgttgagtggcccttatacctggtacactgtggagtggctcttatacctggtacactgttatgtggcccttatacctggtacactgtggtgtggcccttatacctggtacactgtggagtggctcttatacctggtacactgtggagtggctcttatacctggtacactgtggtgaggtccttatacctggtacactgtggtgtggccctTACACCTGGAACACTGTTGTGTGGTCCTTATacctggtacagtgtggtgtggcccttatacctggtacactgtggtgtggccctTACACCTGATACACTGTGGTGGGGCCCTtacacctggtacactgtggtgtggcccttacacctgatacactgtggtgtggcccttatacctggtacactgtggagtggcccttatacctggtacactgtggtgtggcccttatacctggtacactgtggtgtggcccttacacctgatacactgtggtgtggcccttatacctggtacactgtggagtggcccttatacctggtacactgtggtgtggcccttatacctggtacactgtggtgtggcccttacacctgatacactgtggtgtggcccttatacctggtacactgtggagtggcccttatacctggtacactgtggagtggcccttatacctggtacactgtggtgtggcccttacacctgatacactgtggtgtggcccttacacctgatacactgtggtgtggcccttacacctgatacactgtggtgtggcccttacacctgatacactgtggtgtggcccttacacctggtacactgtggtgtggcccttatacctggtactctgtggtgtggctcttatacctggtacactgttGTGTGGtccttatacctggtacactgtggtgtggcccttacacctggtacactgtggtgtggcccttatacctggtacactttggtgtggcccttatacctggtacactgtggtgtggcccttatacctggtacactgtggtgtggtccttatacctggtacactgaGGTGTGGCCCTACACCTGATACACTGAGGTGTGGCCCTTACACTTGATACACTGAGGTGTGGCCCTACACCTGATACACTGAGGTGTGGCCCTTACACTTGATACACTGAGGTGTGGCCCTTACACTTGATACACTGAGGTGTGGCCCTTACACTTGATACACTGAGGTGTGGCCCTACACCTGATACACTGTGGTGTGGGCCCCTTACACCTGATACACTGAGGTGTGGCCCTTACACCTGATACACTGAGGTGTGGGCCCCTACACCTGATACACTGAGGTGTGGCCCTTACACCTGATACACTGAGGTGTGGGCCCTTACACTTGATACACTGAGGTGTGGCCCAACACCTGATACACTGTGGTGTGGGCCCCTTACACCAGTTACACTGAGGTGTGACGACGACGCTGAGGTGTGCAAGAGGTCTGGCTCATCGTGCACATTTAGCTGTTTTAATGCAAACAAAAAAATTGGTAACTCGCCagaattgttattttttcatAATTTGACCGCGAATTAATAAAAAATACTTAAAATTGGTCAGTTTCATTCAGATAAACTAAAAATGTAGCAAGAACTTAGTTCTGATTTCTTATGGTATTATACAAACTGTAACATATATTGGAACAAAATGTGAAATAGTACCCTGAAAGGGAGGGAAGTATCAGGGGAAAGTGAGAGACACTGCTTCATTTtgatgaatgagagagagagagagagagagagagagagagagagagagagagagagagagagagagagagagagagagagagagagagagagagagagagagagagagagagagagagagagagcgagagagagagagagagagagagagatggagagagagagagagagagagagagagagagagagagagagagagagagagagagagagagagagagagagagagagagagagagagagagagagagagagagggacagagggagagagagagagcgagagagaagtgccattctcaagaacatcactccatcagcgttcattccttactcgcatctggaacttgttcgctcaacagattgatacacgggagatcaggtcaactgttgaagactctggcacactgctggctacaagctcatcctgttccttatatgattgttacttaatgttttttaatgaataaaggctactccttctaaagcaaataataacacgctcatgaaataaatgggcatctaggagtaggtttcaacttagcttacataagttaaatatatgatagttcccaatgtgttagtttcaaggtatactcttatgaaataaatgagtttctaggtgtaggcttcagataagctgaggtaggataacagctcttgcttgcagtttcactaggtatgttattaggaatcccttatgaatcctagtcttagtttaaaaaaaaataaaaagagagagagagagagggagagagagagagagagagagagagagagagagagagagagagagagagagagagagagagagagagagagagagagagagagagagagagagagagagagagagggagagagagagagagagagagagagagagagagagagagagagagagagagagagagagagagagagagagagagagagagagagagagagagggagagagagagagagagagagagagagagagagagagagagagagagagagagagagagagagagagagagagagagagagagagagagagagggagagagagggagagagggagagagagagagagggagagagagagagggagagagaggagagagagagagagagagagagagagagagagagagagagagagagagagagagagagagagagagagagagagagagagagagagagagagagagagagagggagagaggagagagagagagagagagagagagggagagaggagagagagagagagagagagagagagagagagagagagagagagagagagagagagagagagagagagagagagagagagagagagagagagagggagagagggagagagagagagagagagagggagagagagagagagagagagggagagagggagagagagagagagagagagagagagagagagagagagagagagagagagagagagagagagagagagagagagagagagagagagagggagagagggagagagagagagagagagagggagagagggagagagagagagagagagagagagagagagagagagagagagagagagagagagagagagagagagagagagagagagagagagagatattgttgCCCTCGGACGTCAAAGAGAACCCATTGGAAAAAAATGTTCTTATATAGTTATTGACATGTTAACCTTTTATTTTTAAAACATTTATATCGAAGAAAAAACCCTTTGAAGTAGAACTAGACAAACGTGCGACTGTTTGTACAAAGCCAACGAGAAGTCGAACAAAGATAAGATGAACACTTCCAACACACATCATCAGGGGTCAACGTACTGTTATCTACACTGTGTCGTCACTTCACGGTGCTTTATACATGCACCGATGATGATATACACGACGGAACTTTCGTATAACGAATGAGTATTCTCGCATTCTTCTATGATCATTTATAAGTAATATTGATTTAAACATTCACGAAATGTACATCCACGTATTAAATAGTTCATTACACAACTACATCATTCGTCATTCTGTTTTAAAGAAGCTCATTGGCTCTTAATTAAAATGGTTACCTTTCCAACATCTTTATGTTCTCCCTGTTCACCCTGGCGACCGTCACCCTCACCACTCAGGGGCAGCAACCATATGGTCTCCGTGTTCACCCTAGCGACCGTCAGCCTCACCACTCAGAGGCAGCATCCATATGGTCTCCGTGTTCACCCTAGCGACCGTCACCCTCACCACTCAGGGGCAGCATCCATATGGTCTCCCTGTTCACCCTGGCGACCGTCAGCCTCACCACTCAGGGGCAGCAACCATATGGTCTCCGTGTTCACCCTAGCGACCGTCACCCTCACCACTCAGGGGCAACATCCATATGGTCTCCGTGTTCACCCTGGCGACCGTCACCCTCACCACTCAGAGGCAGCAACCATATGGTCTCCGTGTTCACCCTAGCGACCGTCACCCTCACCACTCAGGGGCAGCAACCATATGGTCTCCGTGTTCACCCTGGCGACCGTCACCCTCACCACTCAGGGGCAGCAACCATATGGTCTCCGTGTTCACCCTGGCGACCACCAGCCTCACCACTCAGGGGCAGCAACCATATGGTCTCCGTGCTCACCGTGCTGCTTGTGGGGACCCACTACGGGGACACGGTgccagctggtgttgacagtgtagcgGCCCTCAGCGCCTAACCCGCACCATTGCCCCCGGTCTTCACCCCGTCTACACCTCCCCTCCGGACCCTCCGCCGCTCCTCTTACTACACAGCTTCAACACGAATTACCCAAATTCCCCGGAGCGTCGCTAAATGTTTTCGCTTAATTTCTATTAAAAAAGTTGTGGTGAGACAACTCAGTATGCCGGGTAATGCCAGGATTATGTAGATTGTTGGCACTAAGTTGACCTTGGTGAGGTGGTTGTTGtaggggtggtgatggttgttagttgtgggtgtgtggtggtagtggtagttggaGCAGTGGTAATAGTGGTGGGTATTGTTTTAAAGTTGATAGGTATGGTGGTAATTTTGGTAGGTGTGGGGCCGACCCATGGTGTTTCGTGTTGTGGCGATGGTGGTTGgtatggtgagaatggtggtggtgagaggcgtAGTAATTTTGGTGAACATATAGTAGTGGTAAGgtcggtggtagtgtgatggccatggtggcaggtgtggtggtaatgattgtggtagtgggtgtagtggtgatggtggtaggtaTGGTGTTAACAATGGTGGTTGATGTGATGATAATGGCGATAGAAATTGTGGTGGTTATGGGGGTGGTGGCGACTGTGTTTACTGGAGTGATTGGGGTGCAAGTGTGGTTGTTGGCGTGGCAATTGTGGTGGCGTgtatggtggtaatggtagtgttggttgtggtggtaggtgtcccaggacaggtggtggtagttgtggtaataGCGACTACGAGAACCTAGGTCGTTGTACCCTGCCTACTGCAGCCTTATGAAATATGTACTTTATAAACCAAATATTCTGACCTACTTATAACGTGTCGACTCTGGCCTTAAACTTGCGACGCTCCTGCTGTGAGAGCCTCAAGTTCCAGTCTATATATGACTGTGTGAAAACAAAATCTCATTTAAATAAGCCATAGCAAAAACAACACAGGAGAAAAAAAACAAGGGAAAAAATGACTAATAACATGGGAAGTTATTAGAAAGTTATTAGTAGGAGAAGAAGGGAATATTGGAAATAATAAAAGCCACATAGTTGTGTGAGCGTGAGAGAGaactcaagttaattacagacggACGACTGTTAGAAATCCTCTCACCTGTTGTGATTGGTGCGTCTAATTAGTGTAATTGGCACACCTGGTCTTTAAACTATATTTTCAACAATGAAACACGACGTGTAACCAGCTCCCGGAGCAACGTTGATAAATCTACCAGGGAGAACACGAACAGTGTCCAGTGAGAGAATGTGAAAAGCGAAAGACAGAATAAACGAAAGAGATGAATTCTGAACTAAACAAATCttgggaaaatgaaacaggagcaAGATGAAGCAGAGACAAGGGCTTGAGACCTTTAATATAGAGGAAATTAAGCAGGAAAAAATGTCTAACGGGAATGAGCATCAGAGTAAAGTAAGACGCGAGGCCGGGGTGTGGAGGGAAGACTGGAGGCCGGGGTGTGGAGGGAAGACTGGAGGCCGGGGTGTGGAGGGAAGACTGGAGGCCGGGGTGTGAAGGGAAGACTGGAGGCCGGGGTGTGGAGGGAAGACTGGAGGCCGGGGTGTGAAGGGAAGACTGGAGGCCGGGGTGTGAAGGGAAGACTGGAGGCCGGGGTGTGAAGGGAAGACTGGAGGCCGGGGTGTGGAGGGAAGACTGGAGGCCGGGGTGTGAAGGGAAGACTGGAGGCCGGGGTGTGAAGGGAAGACTGGAGGCCGGGGTGTGAAGGGAAGACTGGAGGCCGGGGTGTGAAGGGAAGACTGGAGGCCGGGGTGTGAAGGGAAGACTGGAGGCCGGGGTGTGAAGGGAAGACTGGAGGCCTTGGTGTGAAGGGAAGACGGCAGATTAAACTTACTAAACTGAAAAAAACAAATTCATAATAGTCAGGTGCAGGTGAGAATGAAGGTGAGGGCGTAATTTACAATTATCAACAGGAGGAGATAACAGCAGGTGTGGCAGGCAGTGTGGCAAGATCACTAAGTGCTCAGTACCGAGGAGATAACAGCAGGTGTGGCAGGCTGTGTGGCAAGATCACTAAGTGTTCAGGGCCGAGGAGATAACAGCAGGTGTGGCAGGCTGTGTGGCAAGATCACTAAGTGTTCAGTGCCGAGCAgatagcagcaggtgtggcaggcaGTGTGGCAAGATCACTAAGTGTTCAGGGCCGAGGAGATAACAGCAGGTGTGGCAGGCAGTGTGGCAAGATCACTAAGTGCTCAGTACCGAGGAGATAACAGCAGGTGTGGCAGGCAGTGTGGCAAGATCACTAAGTGTTCAGTGCCGAGGAGATAACAGCAGGTTTGGCAAGATCACTAAGTGCTCAGTGCCGAGGAGATAacagcaggtgtggcagacagtGTGGCAAGATCACTAAGTGTTCAGTGCCGAGGAGATAACAGCAGGTGTGGCAGGCAGTGTGGCAAGATCACTAAGTGTTCAGTGCCGAGGAGATAacagcaggtgtggcagacagtgtatgttacggccctctcgggtcgcaaccgggttctttctctgatgttgttagaaatagggtatccggccccaagctagtagtggctttcaagggatgtgatccgtaacgcaagtaaattaaaggggaagggagacaaaggaaaaaacttaataatataattatcaccgtcaccataaataatatatagattatcacacgggggaggaataaacactattatgtacaacgtagtcttcctctgaagactacgTGAACTCTGGACGTTCTCGGAGATAACAGCAGGTGTGGCAGGCAGTGTGGCAAGATCACTAAGTGTTCAGTACCGAGGAGATAacagcaggtgtggcagacagtGTGGCAAGATCACTAAGTGTTCAGTACCGAGGAGATAACAGCAGGTGTGGCAGGCAGTGTGGCAAGATCACTAAGTGCTCAGTGCCGAGGAGATAACAGCAGGTTTGGCAGGCAGTGTGGCAAGATCACTAAGTGTTCAGTACCATCTTGACAGGAAACTACTGACGAGGAAAGCTGTGTTATTTAGGGATTAACCGGAGTGGTGCAAATGGTCTCCAAGCAGGGAAGACTACAAATTGTAAGTCTGGAGTTTAAATAAATATTGTAATGTTATAATGTTGATTAAGCAGTTAATGAAATTAAATTAATTATGAAAATTAAGGATATTATGGAAACAGAGGAAGACTTGTTCCGGCTCAGTTTTCCAGCAAGAATGCTGCCTACTATGTCTGGCAACACAAGAATATGCTAACATACTATGTCTAGCAACACAAGAATATGCTAACATACTATGTCTAGCAACACAAGAATATGCTAACATACTGTGCCTAGCAACACAAGAATATGCTAACATACTGTGTCTAGCAACACAAGAATATGCTAACATACTATGTCTAGCAACACAAGAATATGCTAACATACTGTGCCTAGCAACACAAGAATATGCTAACATACTATGTCTGGCAACACAAGAATATGCTAACATACTATGTCTGGCAACACAAGAATATGCTAACATACTATGTCTGGCAACACAAGAATATGCTAACATACTATGTCTAGCAACACAAGAATATGCTAACATACTGTGCCTAGCAACACAAGAATATGCTAACATACTGTGTCTAGCAACACAAGAATATGCTAACATACTATGTCTAGCAACACAAGAATATGCTAACATACTATGCCTAGCAACACAAGAATATGCTAGCATACTATGTCTGGCAACACAAGAATATGCTAACATACTGTGCCTAGCAACACAAGAATATGCTAACATACTGTGTCTAGCAACACAAGAATATGCTAACATACTATGCCTAGCAACACAAGAATATGCTAGCATACTATGTCTAGCAACACAAGAATATGCTAACATACTATGTCTGGCAACACAAGAATATGCTAACATACTATGTCTAGCAACACAAGAATATGCTAACATACTATGTCTGGCAACACAAGAATATGCTAACATACTATGTCTAGCAACACAAGAATATGCTAACATACTATGTCTGGCAACACAAGAATATGCTAACATACTATGTCTGGCAACACAAGAATATGCTAACAGATACTGGCCACTGTTGCCACGTGTTCACTGATAATAATTATtatgtgaataataataattcattgtgtcttgggacaggcagccagtatatACATAGagcacacgtt
Coding sequences:
- the LOC123769114 gene encoding uncharacterized protein; this encodes MLMQSAAPMEHAIPGSPAGHNDKYGAGLYTDNGNLVSLICRLPFTPRPPVFPSHPGLQSSLHTPASSLPFTPRPPVFPSHPGLQSSLHTPASSLPFTPRPPVFPPHPGLQSSLHTPASSLPFTPRPPVFPSHPGLQSSLHTPASSLPFTPRPPVFPPHPGLQSSLHTPASSLPSTPRPRVLLYSDAHSR